In the genome of Gemmatimonadales bacterium, the window CTGCTGCGCCGGCCCGACCTGCCCGACGGAGCACGCCGCGAGGTCGAGCAGATCCGGGAGGCGGCGGACCGGACGGCCGCCATCACCCGCCAGCTGCTCGCGTTCGGCCGGCGGCAGGTTCTCGAGCTGAAGGCCGTCGACCTGAACGCCGTGGTCGAGACTGTCGCGCCGGTGCTCCGGCGCTCACTGGGTGAGAGCCGCACGCTCGTGCTCCACCCCCGGCCGCTGGGCGGAACGGTCCGGGCGGACCCGAGACAGCTCGAGCAGGTGCTGGTGAACCTCACCCTCAACGCCCGGGATGCCATGCCCGACGGCGGGCAGCTCACGATCGGGACGGCCGAGGAGCGGGTGAGCGGCAAGGCGGCCGAGCGCCGCACGGTGGCACCCAGCACGTACCACGTGCTCACGGTCCGGGATACGGGGTTCGGGATGGACCGGGCGACGCTCGATCGAATCTTCGAGCCCTTCTTCACCACCAAGGATGTGGGCCAGGGCACCGGACTCGGCCTTTCCGTCGTGCACGGCATCGTGAGCCAGTTCGGCGGATACACGAGAGTGGAAAGCGCCCCGGGGGAGGGCACGCTGTTCGAGCTGTATTTCCCGGTCGTGGCGCCCAGGCCCATACCGGACCGCCCGGCGGAAGCCCCGGCCGCGGAAGGACCCGCGCAGGGCACCGTCGCGCTCGTCGTGGAGGACGACCCGCTCGTCCGCGCGATGGTGACGCGCGTGCTCGCTGAGGCGGGCTACGAGATTCTCGAAGCGGAGAACGGCCGGGCCGCGCTCGACATTGCGCGGCGGCACGGGGGACGGCTCGACCTCATGATCGCGGACATCGGCATGCCCGAGATGGACGGGCACGAGTTGGCGCGCACGCTCCGGGAGGAGCGCCCCGGGCTGCCCGTGCTCTTCATCACGGGATACGCGCCAGGCGACAGCCGGTGGCCCACCGGCGCGTCAGCCGAGCCAGCTCTTCAGAAGCCGTTCTCGCCCGATGCGCTCGTACGCGCGACCGCGGACGCGTTGAGCGGGCAAACGCGGTCCGCGCGCTGAGCGCAGGCCCCGAGTCGATTTCCGTGCGGACGGGAGTCCGCCTCCGTCAGGTGGAGTCGCTCCGCTGCATGCCCGTGGTGTCCTGCGGCGGCTGGGCCGCAGCCGTGTCTGACACGCCTGCGTTCCCCGCATTCCCGGCATTGCCGGCGGTGTCGGCGTTTGCACCGGTGGGCTCGTTGGGCCGCCCCACCGCGGCGCGGCCATGAGCACGCCCGCGGGCGGCTGCGCGCGTCGCCGCGCTGTCGATCCCGCCCTGACCCTTGCATGCCTCCGGTCCGCGCGCCGCGTTCGAGCCGTCTATACAGACGACCTTTTTGGTCTGCTGCTTGGCGCCGGCCCGCTCTTCGGTCGCGGCCTTCGTGCTGGCCCAGTCCACGCCGCCGTGCTGCTTGCAGGCGATGCGCGAGGGCCCCGGCTCGCTGGTGCCGTCGCGGCACACCAGTTGGGCCGGTTCCTGCGCGCGCACCGAAGCGGGCATGAGCAGTGCGGCCGCGGCCAGAACCGCCCATGGCGAAAGGTGAAGCTGTTTCATGGTGGTGCTCCTCGAATCTGCTCCGGCCGATGCGCGCGCGAATGAAAGGCTCGGCGCGCCCGGAGCCAGGTGCAGATGGTGGATTCTTGTCGGCCGCCCGGCTGTGACGGATGACCGCGGAGCCGCAAACTGCCGACTGCGCCGCGCCGCGCGAGATGCTGCCTGGCGGGCGATCGCAGCCTGATCGAACATCGAGATGACGGTCCGCTTTCGTGGATGGTGAATCCGGCATCTCGGCTGCTCCCGAGTGCGCGACCGGTCCCTGACGCTGGCATCGCTGCAACTCGATGTCGCAACTCCCTTCTGAGTAACGGCTTTGATAGTCGGACCTGAAGTAGAATATCCGCATCGCAATGCGGCGGCGCCCGAGTTGCCCCGGCGCCGCGCCGTGGGCGCCGCAGCGCCCGCCCGCGGCGCCACGCCGCTCGACGCGCCGTCGCTCGCGCGCGGCGTTCCCTTTGCTCCTTTCCCGCATCACCCCCCCAGCCAGTTCGATTGGACCGGAGGACCGATGCAGCCCATGGCGCGGGTCGGACCCCGTCTCACGCGCGCAGCGAGAAGCGCGGCGGTTGGTGCGCTCGCGGCAGCTACCGTCGCGGGCTGCTCTTCGTTCGAGCCCACGGGCGACCACCGCATCGCGCCGCCGGCCGAGTACCGCGCGTGGTTCGCCGAGACGCAGGCGTGCTCGGGCCTCAAAGGAAACTTCGACCGGATCGAGTGGTACGAGGTGGACGGCGGCAGCTTCGATTGCCCGGGCGGCAAGTGCGTGGGCCGGTGGAACGCCAACCACCGGATCTTCATCGCGAGCGACTATCTGGAGAGCGAGATGGTGGTGCGGCACGAGATGCTCCACGAGCTGATCGGCCACCCGGGCCACCCCGACCCGCCGTTCGGCAATCCCTGCCCGCTTACCTGGGAGTCATGGCGCGCCGCGCATGGCGACAGCGCGTCCGCCTTCGGCGTGGGGCGGCTCGTCGGCATGCCGCTTCCGCGGATCGATTGAGCGCCGCCGGCGAGCGCCCCGGGTTGGTGCTCGCACGCGTGATCCGCCGCACGGCTCTGCCTGCGTAGCGCCCGTAGCGTGTTCGTGAGCCGCCCGACGCCGTTCGCAACCGGCGCGGCACACAAACAAGGAGGGCACGCATGGCACACACCACCTGGCACCCGCATACCGAACACGGCGATCTCAGCACCCACGACCGCGACAAGCTGCCCGACAGCGTCTTCGCCTTCCCGAAGCAGCGGAAGGAGCCGCTCACCGATGCGTCGCACGTCCGCACCGCGCTGGCCCGGTTCGACCAGGTGCAGGACGTATCCGATTCGGATCGCGACCTCGCGTTTGCCAACATCAAGCAGGCCGCGCAGCACTACGGCGTCGATATCGCCGAGGACAACTGGCACCAGCTGGGCAGTCACCCGCATACGAAAAACGCCGCCCACTAGGGCGGCGCTCGAGCCGGCGGCCGGGCGCTACAGCGTCGATCCGCGTTTGCGGATGTTCTCCTGCACCGCGCGCGCGATCGAATCCGCCTTGGCCGCTTCCGCCGTCCGACCGCGCTTCCGCAGCACCTCTGCCGCGCCCTGGTAGACGATCGTGTAGAGCGTGAGGATCGATGCCGAGGGGGTGTCCACCCAGCCGCGCGGCCGGTCGCGCGCGGCCGACTTCCAGTGGTACACCTCCCACATGAGCCGCTCGGTACGCGGCAGATCGAGGTAGCCGAGCGCCGAGCTCAGCACGGTCGAATCGTTCGGCGCCACGAGGTGCGGCATGAGCTTCCGCACCATCCCCTGGGTCACGAGATAGGGTGAGAGGCCGAGGGTCTGGTCCGGGTACCCGCCGTCGCTCCAACTGAAGTAGATCGGCCGCTTGCCGAGGTTGTCCTTGATGAGGAAGATGGTCGCCAGATCCTGCAGGAGCAGATAGTTCTGCCCGAACGCGATCTGCACGTCGCCCACCTTGATGCCGCCCTTCTCGGGCACCTGCGTGACCTCGGGAAGGCTGTCGAGGTCCGCCAGGCTCAGGCTGAAGACCGGCGTCGTGGGCTTGGTCCAGTTGCCGCCCCCCGGCGGCTGGCGCCAGAGCGCCGCGGCCTCGGCCGGATCGAACGTCGGCGTCTCGCGGCGGCGGAGCTGGCGCAGGTGCCAGCGGGTGTTCATGAGCGAGAGATTGGCCAGGGTCACGTCGCGGCGCACGCCTTCCACCTCCTGCGCGTACCACAGCGGAAAGGTGTCGTTGTCGCCTGCGGTGATGAGGATGCCGTACGGCTCGACCGATTCCAGCATGTCGACCGCGAAGTCGCGCGCGATCGTCTCGTGGGCGCGGCTCGCGGTGAGATAGTTGCCGAACAGCGGAATGAGCCCGAGCACGAGCACGGGGCTTGCCGCCGCCCAGCGCGCGGACGGCTTGACCCGATTCTCGAAGAACTCGGCCACACCGCCAAGCAGCGCGCCGAACCCGAGCGCGATGAAGACGCCGTACGCCGAGAACGAGCCGATGAAGAAGTAGTCTCGCTCGCGCACCTCGCGGGAAAGATCGGGCCGGTCCAGGTACTGCGAGAAGCCGTACTTGAAGTTCATGTAGAAGACGAGCGCCACGGTGAGCGTGCCGAGCAGCGCGGCCGCGGCGATGCCCGCGCGGCGGTCGTTCTTGTACAGCGTCCAGAGCCCGGTGAGGCCGAGGAAGGTGAAGATCGCGGTGGCAATGCCGGCAAGGCGCCCCCAGTCGCGGGCAAACTGCCAGTTGTAGTACTGCCAGAAGTTGGCGAGCTGCCCGATGAAACCGGCCTGCCGGTCGAAGATCGACGGCTTGCCGTATTGCACCCGGTTCAGCACGTCGCTCAGCGCCTTGCTGAAGAACCCGATCGGCTCGCCCTCGTTGATGGGCGGGAACTGTGCCGCGCGCATCGGGAGGTACAGGTAGTTGAGCGAAACGCCCACGGCGATCGCGACGAGGATCGCGATGATGACCCACGGCCGGGTGAGCACCCGCCAGTCGGTCCAGAGGACGTACACCGCGAGCGCCGGGATCGCGAGCAGTCCCATCAGGTGATTGGTCGAGCTCAGCGCCATGACGTAGGCGATGAGCACCAGCCACCGGTCGCGGTGCGGGCCCGGCTCGTCGTCGCCCCAGTGCACCACCAGCCACATCACGAGTGCGATCGAGAGCAGCGAGACGGTGTACACCTTCTCGTTGACGGTGGACTGGTTCCACACCGTCCACGAGGTGGCGCCCACGAGCACGCCGGCAAAGGCCGCCGCGTAACGGGCCCAGCGCACCGGCACGATGGCGCGGAGCCAGCGGTCGGCCACGAGGAACCAGAACGCCGACGCGCCGGCGCTGGTGGCCGCGGCGAAGAGATTGATCCGCACCGCGTACGACTCGGCCCAGGGGATGAGCCCCCAGGTGTGCGCGAGCAGCGTGAAAAGCGGATTGCCCGGCGGGTGCGGGATGCCGAGGACTTTGGCCGCGGCAATGTACTCGGAGGTATCCCAGAAGGCCGTGGTGGGTGCGAGGGTCACGAGATAGATCGCGAACACCCCGAACGCCGTCACCGCGGCCCAGAGGTACGGAGGCGGCTCGAGGGGCCGCTCGGAATCTTTCATACGGTCGGAATCAATGGCGGAACTGGCGGCGGCCGGTGAGCACCATGGCAAGGCCGTGGCGGTCGGCGGCGGCGATGACCTCGGCGTCGCGCATCGAGCCGCCGGGCTGGACGATGGCGGTGATGCCCGCCGCGGCCGCCTCCTCGACGCCGTCGGCAAAGGGGAAGTAGGCGTCGCTCGCGAGCACGGCGCCGGCGGGGTCG includes:
- a CDS encoding DUF6582 domain-containing protein yields the protein MAHTTWHPHTEHGDLSTHDRDKLPDSVFAFPKQRKEPLTDASHVRTALARFDQVQDVSDSDRDLAFANIKQAAQHYGVDIAEDNWHQLGSHPHTKNAAH
- a CDS encoding DUF2723 domain-containing protein; amino-acid sequence: MKDSERPLEPPPYLWAAVTAFGVFAIYLVTLAPTTAFWDTSEYIAAAKVLGIPHPPGNPLFTLLAHTWGLIPWAESYAVRINLFAAATSAGASAFWFLVADRWLRAIVPVRWARYAAAFAGVLVGATSWTVWNQSTVNEKVYTVSLLSIALVMWLVVHWGDDEPGPHRDRWLVLIAYVMALSSTNHLMGLLAIPALAVYVLWTDWRVLTRPWVIIAILVAIAVGVSLNYLYLPMRAAQFPPINEGEPIGFFSKALSDVLNRVQYGKPSIFDRQAGFIGQLANFWQYYNWQFARDWGRLAGIATAIFTFLGLTGLWTLYKNDRRAGIAAAALLGTLTVALVFYMNFKYGFSQYLDRPDLSREVRERDYFFIGSFSAYGVFIALGFGALLGGVAEFFENRVKPSARWAAASPVLVLGLIPLFGNYLTASRAHETIARDFAVDMLESVEPYGILITAGDNDTFPLWYAQEVEGVRRDVTLANLSLMNTRWHLRQLRRRETPTFDPAEAAALWRQPPGGGNWTKPTTPVFSLSLADLDSLPEVTQVPEKGGIKVGDVQIAFGQNYLLLQDLATIFLIKDNLGKRPIYFSWSDGGYPDQTLGLSPYLVTQGMVRKLMPHLVAPNDSTVLSSALGYLDLPRTERLMWEVYHWKSAARDRPRGWVDTPSASILTLYTIVYQGAAEVLRKRGRTAEAAKADSIARAVQENIRKRGSTL